In Rhinoraja longicauda isolate Sanriku21f unplaced genomic scaffold, sRhiLon1.1 Scf001435, whole genome shotgun sequence, the genomic stretch atagagaaaaagggaaaacacagagtgcagaatatatttcccaGCATTGCAGGGcctcagttccattgacaaaagTCTAATGTCCTCAATAGGCTAGCgatgaatcggacagcaccccaACATATGGATGGCCTGTtcaaataacagaggggaagaagctgctgaaACATGACAAATTTCTTCAGTCTCTTCAGGAAGTAAAGATATTGCTGAGATTTCTaggctgtcgcatcaatgtgcttggtccatgaaagatcattggtaatattaatgccaagcaacttgaagttctcaaccatttaacttccacaccattgatggctgATTGGAGCAtgtatgcttcctgaagtcaataactagctcctttgtcttgctgacattcagGGAGCGGTTATTGTCCTGAAACCATATCTCTaagttctccatctccttcctggacACTGTCTCGTCATTGTTTGTGATAGAATTAGTGCCTAGTTTAGCCATGAGAGTATGGGGAGTATAGTAAGgtactgagaatgcatccttgcgtgGGTCCATGtttagaattattgtggaggtctAATTATTGTCTCCTATCCTCACTGGTGGGGACCTTGGAGACCTGACTCCTAGATCCAGGATTTTGGAGATAAGTTTGGataggattatggtgttgaaggaagAGCTATAGTCGATACATAGTAGTCGATACATAGGAGTTCTTGTTATCTAAGTGTTCCAGAGATGTGTTTAGGGCCAGGTAGATGGCacctgctgtggacctgttgcaacGTTAAACAAACTGCAGCcgatcaaggctggctgggaggctggagcTAATATGTGCCATCATCAGTctatcaaagcacttcatgatggtggatgtctgaGCCACTGGACGATTGTCATTAAGGCTAGATACCTTACTTTTTTATGGCACCCTGTTATCAAAGTGTGTGTCTGTGCTGCTGCCATTTTGAAAAATGTGATGTATTCAAAGATAAGGGGCAGTAGATTATTTACTGAGAAATCATCTTACTCGACAGCATACTTGTAATGAGGAAatcaaatggaatgttgggcCTTTATCTCAACAAGGCAATTGGAGAGAGCTCAGTTCAGACCTGGAGGCCTGAAGGCCATACTTCATATATTGGCTCCAGCACCGAGCAATGAAAAATCATCAGGACAACATTGTTCAAAGGTTTGGAATACAGGGAAAGCATGAGCCTGTACTGCCTTATATTATCTTGAGGCATGACTTAAATGAGATCTTTAAAGCGAATGAGCAAACTCTATTGTGTGGAGTGGGAGAAACTGTGGCCGTTATCCACCGATCTGCCAATCTAAAccgctatccacctatcacttgccagactttgtcccacccacacCTACTTTCCAACTTCCTCCCGCTTGCTACAATTAATCTgtggatgggtcccgacccaaaacaatgTCTACACatgtctttcagagatgctgcctaacccgttgagttactccagcacttttgtgttttcctTTTCTTTCCATCTACTGATGGAGCAATCTGGTGCAAGGAGTTGCTGTATGTCTTTGAAAATAGCCAGACCTTTTGGGAGGGAAATCAAGAAGCACTTTTTCCACAAGGCATAGTGGGAATCTAAAATTCCCTTCCCCAAAATGTTCTGGTGTCTGGAGGTTAATTGAACCTCTCACAAGAGATCTTTTATTTTCCTAAGGGCAGCACAGTATTCAATTGTTAGTGTATCATGGTTCAGTTgcttttcactcagaaagttgcaAATTCAAGTTCCAATGATCTCGTATGGGATCTCCAATGCCAATTGCTGGGATATGAACATGTTTGTAATGGGCCGTGAATCGACCCAACCTGGCTCAAGGCCAAAGGGTCGGCCAAGTACACAATGGCCTTATAGTTAGTAGAAGTAGAGGATGAGACAATCAGTACAGGTGTGGTGAGAACTAATAAAATAAATGGTAACCTTTTCGCCCCTTCGAAGAGGCCACACAGTAGATTGCCACACCGATAAAGATAGTAGCAATAAGGTCTCCAATCACAATTCCAGAGATCGTGTTGGCATCCAGTTGCACACAATTCTTACAAACTGAAAACAAAGGTAGGACAAAAACGtaccaacattttattttatatttaacaGAATATAATCTTTTTAACATCTATTGTCCCTGTTTTGTGCACTCATTGTGGTGCTGCAGCTGACCACCTTCTTATGTTCAGCCAGTGCTGAATTGGAGAACACAGCCCTGATATTCAAATAGTCCACCACCTCTTTTGCTCCCAACCCAATTTGGCAATGGTTCCAATGAGGAACTCGGGGTCAAGTAAGTTAGGGACAGCAATATAACAAAGAGCAACACTAACATCATGCCCAACTCTAGTTATCACATCTCTTCAAGTGTTACATAGAAAAGATCCACTTACGTTTGACAAACACGAAAGCAGTCGATCTCTTTTGGCCATCGGCGCAGGTATATTCTCCAGTATCGGTGTCCGAGAGCTTTATCAGTTTCATATTACCATTGTGCGTTTTCCCTGCATAGATCACTCCGTCCTTCTCCCATTCTCCAACAGTTGGACACTCCATTATGATGCCACCAGACTCTTCCTTGATCACTGAGGGGGACGAAGCACAGGAGCTGAGCAGCACTCTGACAGTGCTGCTGACTGGGAGGTGAGCTCCCTGATGGAATTCAAAGCCTGATTCCCAACTAGCATTCAGCTAGTTTGCACTCAGCTTTGTCTCCTTAGCTAGTGTCAAGCTGAGAACAGAATGCTGATGTGGAAAAGAAGCCAAGAAGGGAGAGATAAAGGAATGGGTCTTCCCACATGGGTGATGCTTGGCAACAGTTTAACATGAGAAAAACTTGCAAGTTCACACCCCAGCATAGTTTTCTGtgcccctcactctcagtccaaagaacagaaacgttctcgacccgaaacgtcacctattccttttctgacccactgagttatccagctttttgtgtctatccatagtTTTCTAGAATTGCTTTCTTAAATTTGATGATTTGTAATTGAAAGGTAAAATAATCTTGAAAATAGCCAAGGCGTCAGAAAATTATAACTGGATCGCTAATGTCCTTAAAGAAGAGGGAGCCCTTGTCATCTGCCTGAGACAAGATTAGCATTTCCAGAATTTTAAACCCTGAACTCAAATTGACATACGAAACTTTGGGCACTCAGCTCTGGACTGCTCTTTGTAGTATTTTATTTGTCTTCACGATATTTTATTAATCTGTTCAGTTGTTTATCTGTTTATTCTCGACTGCTGATCTATActctatgtgtgggaaggaactgcagataatggttcaCACCAGcacacgatagacacaaaatgctggagtaactcagctggacaggcagcatttctggagagaaggaatgggtgaggtttcgggtcgggtttCAGGCTGGAAAagcacctcgacccgaaacgtcacccatttcttttctgcagagatgctgcctgtcccattgaattactccagcattttgtgtttttactcTATGTGTGTTGGCAGTCGAGGAGAGACATGTAAGCAAACTATCAGGATCTCCGAAGTTTGGAAACTTGATTCACTTTCTAGGTCACATTCTTTTGCAATTTAAGTGGAGGTTCAGTGAACCAAGTTTTCAGTGCTAGGAATTATCTTTACACCTTaatctcaggggtgaccgcgcttttgcggttgcagctcctagactgtggaacagcatccctctccccgtcagaactgccccctccatcgactcctttaagtccaggctcaaaacctatttctactccctagcgtttgaggccctctgagggggcgctgtgaactgtttatgtatgtgctgttatgtttgtgtgccattgtatgttcgtttcttagtacctgaactgatgtacagcactttggtcaacgtgggttgtttttaaatgtgctatacaaataaaattgacttgacttgacttaatctaTGACTGGCAAAATCAAAGCAATTGCAAAGGGAAGAGGCAAACAAAGAAATAGCAGAGATCTGGGCAGCTTGATGTTACTGCAAAGGTGGAGTAAGAAATTACCCACTTGTTCTTTTATCTATGCAATAAGGTTTTCATTGAAAACCCAATTAAAAACTGTGGAAAATCTAACAAATCCTAACCTTCAGTTTCTTGCTTTTCAAGTCACAAAGTAACGTATAAACCCCAATAATAAAAAGCAACGGCTTACCAACCATTTCTTGAGAAAACCCTAAATAGAAAGAAATTGGGAAAATAGTCACCAGGGCAGCATGAATTTCAGTTTACAATTATATGCAAAAGCTGACAGTAAAGGCGGcagatatacacatacacacacacgcacacacacgcatgcacgcacacgcgcacacacacgcacacacgcgcactcacacgcacacacgcacacgcacacacacactcacacacactcacacgctcacGCGATTCAAGCAACCAGCAAATCCCAGTATATACCATGATTGTATTCAGTGTTTGGATCATATAACTGCAGTATTCTCCAAGCAATTAGAGTTGTCATGAGCTTTTGCTCTGCTCATTGCCTCTTAATTTCATAACCAGGTACACTGTGTACATGTCCCTGAACTGTGTAACCCACAATGCAAATGGGCCTCGTGAGTGCGGTTGAGATATGGTTTGATTCATCTTTTCCTTACTTCAAAAGAATGAACAAAATTAGGGAGCAGTCGTTTAAAACAGATGTGCACAGGAACCTCtcactgagggtggtgaatctctggaattctctattcTAGAGTGTTGACATGATGAGATAATTGGGTGTACTTAAAAGTAGAAATAGAAACATTTTCAAAATGTGACCTTTGAGGAAGTGGCACACCAGAGGAGATGAGTCCAgagacaggtcagccatgatcatattgaatggtggaccaTGCTTCTATTTGCTCATGTTGCTAACCAGGAAGTTAACTTGAAATCTGATACCCCTTCCTAGGCAGACGCGCAGTTGATCGGTTTTGGGGCAAAAGTAAATTATAAACATGAAAAAAGATTAATGAACAATTGCAGTGAAAACAACTTAATATCAAGGAGCAGATCAAGTGAGGATATGTCCTTGGATGTGACCAAAGTCCTTGCAGGCAATGAACAATGCCTAGTTTCTCTCCTTTCTTGCTCTTGTGTTGTAagaatagttttagtttagcttttattttagtttatttttagctttagtttagtttccctcctttcttactcTTGTGATGCAAGTATATAAACCTCAAGTCAATCTTGAAATTTATTTTGACAGATATGTGATCCTCCTACAAGCAGCTGTTTCAATGGTAAATTAGCTGCAAGTTGAGCCACAGATAAGTAAAGCATGAAGTTAGGGGTTGCCCTGGCAACTTAAGAATCACTCTGCCAATGATAAATGATAAGCAAAGCCCTGCAGCTACACATGAAACATTCTTCAGATTTGACATTTATTCAGTATATAATCCCTGAAGATGCTAAGATGTTACATGTGGCCGAAATTGTTCCATACATTTACCGAATCATGCACATATGAAGGATTTAATTATAGACAGATATacaataagttactccagcactttttttgaaaTACAAGAAGTTCTCATGGAAAAAGATCTAAAGAAAAATGTATCACTGAAGATTCAGAAAAATCCcattaattatttaattaaatgCCACTTGGATTCCCCCAGCTATGAAGCAAGCAAAACATGATGGCTAAACAGAAAAAACAATACTGTACAAGTGTTCATCTTTTGGCACAGGAGATAACTTGTCGTTAAGATGCACTACTGAACATGCAAAGGCATTAAGGAACCTTCCCAGCACCAAAATGTGGCAGCCTTCATTAAAAAATGCATCAATTGCAAACTCTGTCCAAATCTTACAACCAATTttgcttcattaaaaaaaaaagttatatccCGAAACCATAATATGAATTATGGGAGCCAGTATTTTTCAAAAGTCTGAAAATATTTGTATGTGTATCCTTAATTAATATCCTCCAGTGAACTTTATGATGTGCCATTTCCCCTCAAGGGGTATCTATGCAGTGCCATTAAAGGTCAGGGCTGCTGCAAAGGACAGGTTCGCACCTCTGACCAACAAACATGGTTCTCTGTTACATAAGTCAGCATAGGACATCTGCAAGCATATCTGTACAAGAAATCAGCAGTGCCTGGGAGGAAACTGTGACAAAAGTTGAATATTTCAGATAGAAAAAGAGTTTGGGTCTGTAGTTGAGTTTGACATCTTCCTGAGCTTTCATCACAAGACATGCCATCAACAACCTTACCACCAAATGGGGACCTTCCTCATCtcctgtattataatgattaaagTATTATtataactactagaccaagtggacccgttgggcccaagcctctcctgcattggtgcagcaccctctcctacccctccccctttcccccccatctcctcccttcccctctcctcccctctccccctccccccaactctatctccctcaaccccccttatccctcctcccccccctccctccctccctaggagatagatttaaactttaaaatatgaagaactttaaaaacataacactgatttcaatgaaacttcttccattagcaccaaagagacgacggtgagtaaggtgggcctaaaatcgtcgcgctatcgtgtactggttTGGCTGGacttcaggaacgaacaaacaaacaaataagagttttagtatatagattataactAATACTTGCAAGCCCACAAAGGGAATATTCTTGTTCTGCATGGACAGAGCAACATTTGGAGATGAGTTGGTTCACAAGTCACTGTACGGACTATTCAGAGGGAGAGTTCATCTCTGAAAGATCCACCGAGGTATTATGTGTTGCGTTCACATCACTCAAGTCACAATTGGATCCTGTTCTCATCCTTCGAGGCAAGTGAAATCCAGGTAGATGTGTCACTGAATCTT encodes the following:
- the LOC144591678 gene encoding T-cell surface glycoprotein CD3 delta chain-like; this translates as MVVIKEESGGIIMECPTVGEWEKDGVIYAGKTHNGNMKLIKLSDTDTGEYTCADGQKRSTAFVFVKLCKNCVQLDANTISGIVIGDLIATIFIGVAIYCVASSKGRKASDKQHLVPHNNDLYQDLGNRRGSSEYSQLAPRLKI